The Actinomycetota bacterium DNA window CAGCCAGCAGATCCTCGCCCTGGAGCGCGAGCTCGGGGTCGAGTTGCTGATCCGCGGCCGCAGCATCGAGCTGACCGAGGCGGGACGGGTCCTGCTCGAGCACGGCCGCAGCGCCAGCGAGGCGGTCACCGACGCCGTCCAGGCGGCGCGGGAGGCCGGCGAAGGCATGACCAGGCTGCGGGTAGGGTATCCGGCCGGGGCTGCCTCGGCGTCGGTGCCGCTGGCCGTCCGGATCTTCCGCGAGCGGTTTCCCTCAGTCGCCCTCGATACGGTGGTCGGGCAGGCCGGCGCGCACCTCGCGGCCCTGGCCGCCCGTCAGCTGGACGTGGCCTTCGTGCGCCTGGCCGGCGCCAACGGCGACAACCTGGCCTTCCGGCCCCTGCACCGCGAGCCCGTCCACGTGGCCATCCCCGAGCTGCACCCGCTGGCCAGGCTGCGCGCCGTCCGGGCTGGGCATCTCGCCAACGAGCCGATCGTCCTGTTCCCGCGGGCGCTCGACCCGCCGCTCCACGACCACCTGGTGCACGACGTCCTGGCCGGCTGCGGTGTCGCGCCGTCGGTCGTGCTCGAGGCGACCACACTGGAGAGCAGCCTGGTCGCGGTCGCCGGCGGGCTGGGGATCGCGTTCGCGGCCGAGTCGGCGGCCGGACAGTTCACCGTCCGCGGGGTCGAGTTCCGCCCCCTGGTCACGGTGGCCCCACCGCTGCAGTTCGGCGTGAGCTGGCGGCGTGACACCATCTCGAGGGCCGTCCGACAGTTCCTCGCCGTGGTCTTCGAGCTGGCCTGGGTGACCAGGCCGGCCACCCGCAACGATGCGGCCATGTCGGGTTCCCTACCGCATGTCGGAGTTGGTTAGCAGTCGGGCGCTCGGCCTGACCTGGGCAATATCGTTGATCGTGCTGCGGTGGCTTCCACTCCAGGGATGCGAGAAAGGGCACGCGATGGCGATGTCGGCGGCAGCATAGGCGATCGGGCCTGGCGCGAACCCGGAAGCGCAGGCCACCCTACGATTACCGCGGCAGGCAGCCTGTCGCGACGGAGCGCGGCGTGATGCACGTCGCCAGGCGTGCGCGCCGCCCGGCTCGGAGGCATAGCATGGCCGTAGACGCCGAAGCAGCAGGCCGCAGCAGGGCGGGTAGTGCCCGGGTCGCGGTGCAGAAGTTCGGGACCTTCCTGTCCGGCATGATCATGCCGAACATCGCCGCCTTCATCGCCTGGGGCTTCATCACCGCGTTCTTCATCGAGACCGGCTGGACCCCGGTCGGCGGGATCGGCGGCTTCGGCGAGGACGCCAACGGGGAGCCCAAC harbors:
- a CDS encoding LysR substrate-binding domain-containing protein, giving the protein MEVRQLRYFIAVAEELHFGRAAKRLQISRPPLSQQILALERELGVELLIRGRSIELTEAGRVLLEHGRSASEAVTDAVQAAREAGEGMTRLRVGYPAGAASASVPLAVRIFRERFPSVALDTVVGQAGAHLAALAARQLDVAFVRLAGANGDNLAFRPLHREPVHVAIPELHPLARLRAVRAGHLANEPIVLFPRALDPPLHDHLVHDVLAGCGVAPSVVLEATTLESSLVAVAGGLGIAFAAESAAGQFTVRGVEFRPLVTVAPPLQFGVSWRRDTISRAVRQFLAVVFELAWVTRPATRNDAAMSGSLPHVGVG
- a CDS encoding PTS mannitol transporter subunit IIB, with amino-acid sequence MAVDAEAAGRSRAGSARVAVQKFGTFLSGMIMPNIAAFIAWGFITAFFIETGWTPVGGIGGFGEDANGEPN